Proteins encoded together in one Peribacillus asahii window:
- a CDS encoding ABC transporter ATP-binding protein, translating into MSGIKFNHVSKYYQQGANQVVALNDVSLSVEQGEFIAVIGPSGSGKSTFLSIAGALLQASEGEVNLNGKVIGDLKEKDLSKVRLEEIGFILQTSNLIPYLNVLDQLLVVKKMAGKVTKRDKETAKELLQNLGLETKMKKLPEHLSGGERQRTAIARAFMNNPSIILADEPTASLDTQRAHEVVQLIAREVKSRNKAAIMVTHDERMLKYCDKVYRMEDGKLKPTSFHLENLK; encoded by the coding sequence ATGTCAGGAATAAAGTTCAATCATGTATCTAAATACTATCAACAAGGGGCAAATCAAGTTGTTGCTCTTAATGATGTTTCTCTTTCCGTCGAACAAGGAGAATTTATTGCCGTCATCGGTCCCTCAGGTTCAGGTAAAAGTACTTTTCTTTCCATCGCAGGGGCCTTACTACAAGCCTCAGAAGGGGAAGTAAACCTGAATGGAAAAGTAATAGGGGATTTAAAAGAGAAAGATTTATCAAAAGTACGCCTTGAGGAAATAGGGTTTATATTACAAACAAGCAATCTAATTCCTTACTTAAATGTTCTCGACCAATTACTGGTTGTAAAAAAAATGGCTGGTAAAGTGACAAAAAGAGATAAAGAAACTGCTAAAGAATTACTTCAAAATCTCGGATTGGAAACAAAAATGAAAAAACTCCCGGAACATTTATCTGGAGGAGAACGTCAACGTACAGCTATCGCTCGTGCCTTTATGAATAATCCTTCGATTATTTTGGCTGATGAACCAACGGCAAGCCTCGATACTCAAAGAGCCCATGAGGTCGTCCAACTTATTGCGAGGGAGGTGAAATCTAGAAATAAGGCAGCCATTATGGTGACCCATGACGAACGAATGCTAAAATACTGTGACAAAGTATATCGAATGGAAGACGGTAAACTTAAGCCGACTAGTTTTCATTTAGAAAATCTAAAATGA
- a CDS encoding heme oxygenase: protein MIIVTNRIKTKLGFAEKMAPMFTRPGALQKMDGFVKVEVLITKNLSEYDELNVNMYWNTMEDFAQWQNSDAFKEAHKGPTNGGQDSPILGSEIIISEVASTLESNT, encoded by the coding sequence ATGATTATTGTAACAAACAGAATTAAAACGAAATTAGGTTTTGCTGAAAAAATGGCTCCAATGTTCACAAGACCAGGTGCCTTACAGAAAATGGATGGTTTTGTAAAAGTTGAAGTATTAATTACTAAAAACCTTTCAGAATATGATGAGCTCAATGTAAATATGTATTGGAACACTATGGAAGACTTTGCCCAATGGCAAAACAGCGATGCTTTCAAAGAAGCCCATAAAGGCCCAACTAATGGTGGACAAGATTCACCTATCTTGGGAAGTGAAATCATTATTTCTGAGGTTGCTTCGACTTTAGAATCAAATACATGA
- the rlmH gene encoding 23S rRNA (pseudouridine(1915)-N(3))-methyltransferase RlmH — translation MNITIVTVGKLKEKYLKQGIDEYLKRLTAYAKVDIIELPDEKAPETLSDVEMLQIKEKEGERILSKINPDAHVIALAIEGKMKTSEELADTIEKLGTYGKSKVAFIIGGSLGLSAAVMKRADEALSFSKMTFPHQLMRLILVEQVYRAFRIMRGEPYHK, via the coding sequence ATGAATATAACGATTGTTACAGTTGGGAAATTGAAAGAAAAATATTTAAAACAGGGGATTGATGAATATTTAAAACGATTAACGGCCTATGCCAAAGTCGATATTATTGAATTACCGGACGAGAAAGCTCCAGAAACATTAAGCGATGTAGAAATGCTTCAAATTAAAGAGAAAGAAGGGGAACGGATCCTATCTAAGATTAACCCAGATGCACATGTTATTGCACTAGCAATTGAAGGAAAAATGAAAACATCAGAAGAATTAGCAGATACAATTGAAAAGCTTGGTACCTATGGTAAAAGCAAAGTGGCCTTTATTATTGGCGGATCACTCGGATTAAGTGCAGCGGTTATGAAGCGAGCGGATGAAGCACTCTCTTTCTCCAAAATGACATTCCCGCATCAGCTCATGAGATTAATTTTGGTAGAACAAGTATACCGAGCGTTTCGGATTATGAGGGGTGAACCGTATCATAAATAG
- a CDS encoding CxxH/CxxC protein, with translation MVLYCCQEHVEMALDEIVYECETYPNLTSVAEEKQLSTTCEYCRNSAIYMVAN, from the coding sequence ATGGTACTGTATTGTTGTCAAGAACATGTTGAAATGGCACTAGATGAAATTGTATATGAGTGTGAAACATACCCTAATTTAACGAGTGTAGCAGAGGAAAAACAATTATCAACAACCTGTGAATATTGTCGAAATAGCGCAATATATATGGTGGCGAACTAA
- a CDS encoding S1C family serine protease, whose protein sequence is MESNEPNYGERTQQKKRSRFSYFFSGLIGAIVGALVILFVFPEVGILEGNESNNTEQSIADNNQSAVTKQKVALDVTTAVTDAVDKAGDAVVGITNIQKTDFWGMGDPNNDGQSAEAGTGSGVVYKKSGDKAFIVTNNHVIENASELEVTLSDGTKLPATLIGSDPWTDLAVIVVKGSKVKTIAEFGKSELLKPGEPVIAIGNPLGLQFSGSITQGIISGLERTIEVDINEDGQVDWNAEVIQTDAAINPGNSGGALINMAGQVIGINSMKIAENAVEGIGLSIPIDSVIPIITDIEEYGEVKRPYLGINLASVEEISQYHQENTLKLPSDVKSGVAITGVEAGSPADKAGVREFDVIVEMDGESIQDVVALRKYLYNEKRIGEKVKLGIYRDGKKQTATVTLSTADQQE, encoded by the coding sequence TTGGAATCAAATGAACCAAATTATGGGGAACGAACTCAACAGAAAAAGCGTAGTCGCTTTAGCTACTTTTTCTCTGGGTTAATTGGAGCAATTGTGGGTGCTCTAGTCATTTTATTCGTATTTCCGGAAGTAGGAATTCTTGAGGGGAATGAATCAAATAATACTGAGCAGTCCATAGCAGACAATAATCAAAGTGCAGTAACGAAGCAAAAGGTGGCCCTGGATGTAACAACGGCTGTAACGGATGCTGTTGATAAAGCCGGAGATGCTGTTGTTGGAATCACTAATATTCAAAAAACAGATTTTTGGGGAATGGGCGATCCAAATAATGATGGTCAATCAGCTGAGGCAGGGACTGGGTCAGGTGTTGTATATAAAAAAAGCGGAGATAAGGCATTTATCGTGACAAATAACCACGTAATCGAAAATGCTTCAGAGCTTGAAGTGACGTTGAGCGATGGGACGAAATTACCGGCTACATTAATTGGGAGCGATCCTTGGACGGATTTAGCTGTTATTGTTGTTAAAGGTAGTAAAGTAAAAACAATTGCTGAATTTGGGAAATCAGAATTATTAAAGCCAGGGGAGCCGGTCATAGCAATAGGAAATCCGCTCGGTTTACAATTTTCTGGTTCGATTACTCAAGGGATTATTTCAGGTTTAGAACGGACAATTGAAGTGGATATTAATGAAGATGGTCAAGTTGACTGGAATGCAGAAGTTATTCAAACAGATGCGGCAATTAACCCTGGTAACAGCGGAGGGGCATTAATAAATATGGCAGGACAAGTAATCGGAATTAACTCGATGAAAATTGCTGAAAATGCAGTTGAAGGTATAGGGCTTTCTATTCCAATTGATTCTGTCATTCCAATTATTACAGACATTGAAGAATATGGTGAGGTAAAACGACCATACTTAGGTATCAACTTAGCATCAGTTGAAGAGATTTCTCAATATCATCAAGAGAATACGTTGAAGCTGCCGTCTGATGTCAAATCAGGAGTTGCCATTACTGGTGTAGAAGCAGGATCACCTGCTGATAAAGCAGGGGTAAGAGAATTTGATGTAATTGTTGAAATGGATGGAGAATCTATTCAAGATGTTGTAGCATTACGAAAATATTTATATAATGAAAAGCGCATTGGTGAAAAAGTGAAATTGGGCATTTATCGTGACGGTAAAAAACAAACGGCAACAGTCACATTATCAACAGCGGACCAACAAGAATAA
- a CDS encoding MBL fold metallo-hydrolase — MAMHFSVLASGSTGNAFFIETDKHAFLVDAGLSGKAMEGLFSEIGRDMSKLTGILVTHEHSDHIKGLGVVARKYKLPIYANAKTWQAMERSIGEISTEQKFLFEMEQVKTFGDLDIESFGVSHDAAEPMFYAFHHEGKKVVIITDTGYVSDRMKGIISNADAYVFESNHDVSMLRMGKYPWSIKRRILSDVGHVSNEDAALAMYDVVGDNTKRIYLAHLSLDNNMKDLARMSVEQTLKSKGVVVGEQFSLFDTDPKKPTELVTL, encoded by the coding sequence ATGGCGATGCATTTTAGTGTACTCGCAAGCGGAAGTACAGGAAATGCTTTTTTTATTGAGACAGACAAGCATGCCTTCCTAGTTGATGCGGGATTGAGCGGTAAAGCAATGGAAGGGTTATTTAGTGAAATTGGACGAGATATGTCTAAGCTGACAGGCATTCTTGTTACCCATGAACATAGTGATCACATTAAAGGGTTAGGGGTAGTTGCTAGAAAATATAAGCTGCCGATTTATGCGAATGCAAAAACGTGGCAGGCGATGGAACGTTCTATTGGTGAAATTTCAACGGAGCAAAAATTCCTGTTTGAAATGGAACAAGTAAAAACATTCGGGGATTTAGATATTGAATCATTTGGTGTATCTCATGATGCAGCGGAACCTATGTTTTATGCGTTTCATCATGAAGGAAAGAAAGTGGTAATTATCACAGATACAGGTTATGTGAGCGACCGCATGAAAGGTATTATTTCAAATGCCGATGCGTATGTATTTGAAAGTAATCATGATGTATCTATGCTTCGAATGGGGAAATATCCATGGAGCATAAAACGGCGTATTTTAAGCGATGTTGGGCATGTATCGAATGAGGATGCAGCCCTTGCGATGTATGATGTAGTTGGTGATAATACAAAAAGGATTTACTTAGCACATTTAAGTTTAGATAATAATATGAAAGATTTAGCACGAATGTCGGTTGAACAAACGTTGAAATCAAAAGGCGTTGTTGTTGGAGAACAATTTTCATTATTTGATACAGATCCAAAAAAACCGACTGAGCTTGTTACGCTATAA
- a CDS encoding two-component system regulatory protein YycI — protein sequence MDWSKTKSIFIMVFFILNIFLLYQYLEKRDNNQYELITEASIDEMLKGDEVTYDPLPKSTMKEQFLIAQSKVFTKDDTKKLSNQQIKMNDPTKLVGIFDKPLSISQSVQSAELEQLLKDYIWNGSDYQYWSYDEQNSTIVFYQHWDKKMFFNNSKGKVTLYLNKNQQVISYEQTYLEKIEKFKKPKELVSAIKAIETLYINGDIQPKSHITKVELGYYNSLQTTSATHLLAPTWRVVVNDKLDLFVNAFDKSVIELNTEEKILE from the coding sequence ATGGATTGGAGTAAGACAAAATCCATCTTTATCATGGTGTTTTTTATATTGAACATTTTTCTACTCTATCAATATTTAGAGAAGAGAGATAATAATCAATATGAATTGATTACGGAAGCATCTATTGATGAAATGTTAAAAGGAGACGAAGTCACATATGATCCGCTTCCGAAGTCAACGATGAAAGAGCAATTTTTAATCGCCCAGAGTAAAGTTTTTACGAAGGATGATACTAAAAAATTATCGAATCAGCAGATAAAAATGAATGATCCAACGAAGCTCGTTGGTATTTTTGATAAACCATTGTCTATTAGTCAGAGCGTTCAATCAGCAGAATTAGAGCAGTTGTTAAAGGATTATATTTGGAATGGCAGTGACTATCAATACTGGAGCTATGATGAACAAAATAGCACCATTGTCTTTTACCAGCACTGGGACAAGAAAATGTTTTTTAATAATAGTAAGGGGAAAGTTACTTTATATTTAAATAAGAATCAGCAAGTGATTTCTTATGAACAAACTTACTTAGAGAAAATTGAAAAGTTTAAGAAGCCGAAAGAGTTAGTATCAGCTATTAAAGCGATTGAAACTCTATATATTAATGGTGATATCCAGCCAAAGAGCCATATTACGAAAGTAGAGCTGGGCTATTATAATTCTTTACAAACAACGTCTGCTACGCACTTGCTTGCTCCAACATGGAGAGTGGTTGTGAATGATAAGTTAGACTTATTTGTTAATGCTTTTGATAAGAGTGTGATTGAGTTAAATACGGAAGAAAAAATATTGGAGTGA
- a CDS encoding YycH family regulatory protein, whose translation MNLERAKSIVLFLLIAISTYLTWSIWTYKPELEKIDQGPFLVIDREEKTAGDVIEPSNILIHRNRQHYQTSSPVDLEKASVQMNKWNLYNAKKLSTHMTKKEMNDFMHEDGTVEIIFPDDVPFQLYKNVVGMVNREVPTFSFDRILYKQKDIQSKESVLYFVSSQELSILEASIQTKRLSAFHTTFFQKANTYPEYVPHAVNNQHEVFVSKDEISLPRYKYLIDYLNIKNFKNALFADPVNVRHETVVSGDEYTDSTRLLSVDKTTHMLSYINTSQKSKMLSSSSDLLKKSIEFVNNHAGWKESNYRFAYMDEKDQRVIFRLYHDGYPVFNHLGMSEIEEIWGKDEMYSYQRPYFTFQTADPFEQSFVSLPSGEEVLDQLKTMRNFDYFNLEDITIGYKLSMAPLDDNLMFLEPTWYYRSGGDWLAVPFDEAGGEMNGLE comes from the coding sequence ATGAATTTAGAGCGTGCAAAAAGTATTGTGCTATTCCTATTGATTGCAATCAGCACCTATTTAACATGGAGCATTTGGACGTACAAACCTGAACTTGAAAAGATTGATCAAGGTCCATTCTTAGTGATTGACCGAGAAGAAAAAACAGCGGGTGATGTCATTGAACCAAGCAACATTCTTATTCATCGGAATAGGCAACATTACCAAACCTCTAGTCCTGTTGATTTAGAAAAGGCATCGGTGCAAATGAATAAGTGGAATTTGTATAATGCTAAAAAGCTTTCTACTCATATGACAAAGAAAGAAATGAATGACTTTATGCATGAGGATGGAACAGTGGAAATTATATTTCCCGATGATGTGCCATTCCAATTGTATAAAAATGTTGTTGGTATGGTGAATAGAGAAGTGCCTACTTTTTCTTTTGATCGAATTTTATATAAGCAAAAAGATATACAGAGTAAGGAAAGTGTCTTATACTTTGTTTCTTCTCAAGAATTAAGTATTTTAGAAGCTTCAATTCAGACGAAAAGGTTGAGTGCCTTCCATACCACCTTTTTTCAAAAAGCGAATACCTATCCAGAATATGTTCCACATGCTGTTAATAATCAGCATGAGGTGTTTGTTTCTAAAGATGAAATATCGCTGCCTCGCTATAAATATTTAATTGATTATTTAAATATTAAAAATTTCAAGAATGCGTTATTTGCTGATCCAGTAAATGTTCGCCATGAAACAGTCGTGAGCGGTGATGAGTATACGGATAGTACGAGGCTGCTCTCGGTCGATAAAACGACCCATATGCTTTCTTATATTAATACGTCTCAAAAAAGTAAGATGTTAAGCAGTTCAAGTGATTTACTTAAAAAAAGTATTGAGTTTGTTAATAATCATGCAGGATGGAAAGAAAGTAATTATCGTTTTGCTTATATGGACGAGAAGGATCAACGTGTAATCTTCCGTTTATATCATGATGGTTATCCTGTATTTAATCATTTAGGGATGTCTGAAATTGAGGAAATTTGGGGGAAGGATGAAATGTATAGTTATCAACGTCCGTATTTCACCTTTCAAACTGCCGATCCTTTTGAACAATCTTTCGTGTCCCTGCCATCTGGAGAAGAAGTATTGGACCAATTGAAGACGATGCGTAACTTTGATTACTTTAATTTAGAAGATATTACGATTGGATACAAACTATCGATGGCGCCTTTAGATGACAATCTTATGTTTCTAGAGCCTACCTGGTATTATCGTTCTGGAGGGGATTGGTTAGCAGTTCCATTCGATGAGGCAGGAGGAGAAATGAATGGATTGGAGTAA
- the walK gene encoding cell wall metabolism sensor histidine kinase WalK, whose translation MKKVGFFRSIHVKLVLIYVLLIFVAMQIIGVYFVGKLEDNLVSNFKDSIKGHINLLTYSIGEEMIKERDEDDPTLEEAINTILKDKDNTSKDISEVRVIDIRSSRVIGTSDSGNQEIIGRKTTEITVKQTLGIGEDDEGIYRDPETGRRVWVLSTPIEANSEVIGAIYLIADMENVFEQMSEINNIFIKGTAIALGITALLGILLARTITRPMADMQKQALAMSKGNFSRKVKIYGDDEIGQLAVTFNNLTKKLQESQSSTEGERRKLSSVLANMTDGVISTDRRGRVNLINEPAAKLLNVTRETVLNQPIIELLGLEEEYTFDDLLEQRESIILDYSTKKEAYILRANLSVIQKETGFVNGLITVLHDITEQEKIEEERREFVANVSHELRTPLTTMRSYLEALADGAWEDKELAPSFLNVTQNETERMIRLVNDLLQLSKMDSKDYRLSKGWVNFNKFYDHIIDRFEMTKNDDITFVRDIPNENYYVDIDEDKITQVLYNIISNSLKYSPEGGQVTFRIGTVESFIVVSISDQGVGIPKNVIDKIFDRFYRVDKARSRNLGGTGLGLAIAKEMVVAHGGRIWAESMEGKGTTVFFTLPYEQDEEDEWS comes from the coding sequence ATGAAAAAGGTTGGTTTTTTCCGCTCGATACATGTTAAATTGGTTCTAATTTATGTATTGCTCATTTTTGTAGCCATGCAGATTATTGGCGTGTATTTTGTTGGGAAATTAGAAGATAATCTTGTTAGTAATTTTAAAGATTCCATTAAAGGTCATATTAACTTGCTTACTTACAGTATTGGTGAGGAAATGATAAAAGAGCGAGATGAAGATGATCCTACTTTGGAAGAAGCGATTAATACCATTTTGAAAGATAAAGATAACACATCAAAGGATATCTCTGAAGTACGAGTCATAGATATTCGCAGTAGTCGTGTGATTGGGACCTCCGATTCTGGAAACCAGGAAATTATCGGAAGGAAAACAACAGAGATTACAGTGAAGCAAACGCTAGGTATAGGGGAAGATGATGAAGGGATATATCGTGACCCGGAAACAGGAAGACGCGTGTGGGTGCTTTCGACACCAATTGAGGCAAACAGCGAAGTTATTGGTGCTATTTACTTAATTGCAGATATGGAAAATGTTTTTGAACAAATGTCTGAAATTAATAATATATTCATTAAAGGAACCGCTATAGCCTTAGGTATTACTGCTCTCTTAGGAATCTTACTTGCACGAACGATTACAAGGCCGATGGCAGATATGCAAAAGCAGGCTTTAGCAATGTCTAAAGGAAACTTTTCTCGAAAAGTTAAAATATATGGTGATGACGAAATTGGTCAACTAGCAGTGACATTTAATAATTTAACGAAAAAGTTACAAGAGTCGCAGTCGAGTACAGAAGGTGAACGGCGCAAGTTATCGTCTGTTTTGGCAAATATGACAGATGGAGTTATTTCTACGGATCGACGTGGCCGCGTCAATTTAATCAATGAACCAGCTGCAAAGTTGCTAAACGTTACACGTGAAACTGTATTAAATCAACCAATTATCGAATTACTCGGCTTGGAAGAGGAATATACATTTGATGATTTACTTGAACAAAGGGAATCCATCATTCTTGACTATAGTACGAAAAAAGAGGCTTATATTTTACGGGCAAACCTTTCTGTTATCCAAAAGGAAACAGGGTTTGTTAATGGTTTAATTACAGTTTTACATGATATTACGGAGCAGGAAAAAATCGAAGAAGAACGCCGTGAATTTGTGGCGAACGTATCTCACGAGCTGCGTACTCCATTGACGACGATGCGGAGTTATTTAGAAGCACTTGCTGATGGAGCCTGGGAGGATAAAGAACTTGCTCCTTCATTTTTGAATGTTACACAAAATGAAACAGAACGAATGATTCGACTTGTTAATGACTTACTTCAGCTTTCGAAGATGGATAGTAAAGATTATCGATTATCCAAAGGCTGGGTTAATTTTAATAAGTTTTATGATCACATCATTGATCGCTTTGAAATGACCAAGAATGATGATATTACGTTTGTCCGTGATATTCCAAACGAAAATTATTATGTTGATATTGATGAAGATAAAATTACACAAGTACTCTATAATATTATTTCCAATTCGTTAAAGTATTCACCTGAAGGCGGGCAAGTCACCTTCCGTATAGGGACTGTAGAGAGCTTTATTGTCGTTAGCATTAGTGACCAAGGTGTAGGGATTCCGAAAAATGTAATTGATAAAATTTTTGATCGCTTTTATCGAGTGGATAAGGCAAGGTCACGAAACCTTGGTGGTACAGGTCTCGGTTTGGCTATTGCAAAAGAAATGGTAGTAGCCCATGGTGGTAGAATTTGGGCAGAAAGTATGGAAGGCAAAGGGACAACTGTATTTTTTACTCTTCCATATGAGCAAGATGAAGAGGATGAATGGTCATGA
- the yycF gene encoding response regulator YycF — MDKRILVVDDEKPIADILQFNLKKEGYDVHCAYDGNEALKMVEELQPDLILLDIMLPQRDGMEVCREVRKTSEVPIIMLTAKDSEIDKVLGLELGADDYVTKPFSTREIIARVKANLRRQQVVATPDPEEETKEITVGTLVIHPDAYVVSKRGEMIELTHREFELLHYLAKHIGQVMTREHLLQTVWGYDYFGDVRTVDVTVRRLREKIEDNPSHPSWIVTRRGVGYYLRNPEQE, encoded by the coding sequence ATGGATAAGAGAATTTTGGTCGTGGATGATGAAAAACCAATTGCAGATATATTACAATTTAATTTAAAGAAAGAAGGCTATGATGTTCATTGTGCGTATGATGGCAATGAGGCTCTAAAGATGGTAGAGGAGCTACAGCCCGATTTAATCCTGCTTGATATTATGCTTCCACAACGTGACGGTATGGAGGTTTGTCGTGAAGTTAGAAAAACATCGGAGGTTCCGATTATTATGCTAACGGCTAAGGATTCTGAAATTGATAAAGTGCTTGGACTTGAACTTGGTGCAGATGATTATGTAACAAAGCCATTTAGTACCCGGGAAATAATTGCGCGTGTAAAAGCGAACTTAAGACGTCAGCAAGTCGTGGCAACGCCAGATCCTGAAGAGGAGACAAAAGAAATTACAGTTGGTACATTAGTGATCCATCCGGATGCTTATGTTGTATCAAAACGTGGTGAGATGATTGAATTAACACATCGTGAATTTGAGCTTCTTCATTATTTAGCGAAGCATATTGGACAAGTGATGACACGTGAGCATTTATTGCAAACGGTTTGGGGATACGACTATTTTGGTGATGTCCGTACAGTAGATGTAACAGTCCGACGTCTCCGTGAGAAGATTGAAGACAATCCAAGTCATCCAAGTTGGATTGTAACGAGAAGAGGAGTAGGTTATTACTTGCGCAACCCTGAACAGGAGTAA
- a CDS encoding adenylosuccinate synthase, translating into MSSVVVVGTQWGDEGKGKITDFLSESAEAVARYQGGNNAGHTIKFNGVTYKLHLIPSGIFNSDKICVIGNGVVIDPKALVTEIAYLHEHGISTDNLRISNRAHVILPYHIKLDRVEEDRKGANKIGTTIKGIGPAYMDKVGRVGIRMADLLDREIFEEKLTKNLVDKNLLFERFYETEGFKVEDILDEYYEYGQQVKQYVCDTSVVLNDVLDEGKRVLFEGAQGIMLDIDQGTYPFVTSSNPVAGGVTIGSGVGPTKIDHVVGVCKAYTSRVGDGPFPTELHDEIGHQIREVGREYGTTTGRPRRVGWFDSVVVRHARRVSGITDLSLNSIDVLTGLEKVKICVAYKYRGETIQEYPASLNAISECEPVYEELPGWTEDITGCRTLEELPANARNYVERVSELVGVPLATFSVGPDRTQTNVVNNPWR; encoded by the coding sequence ATGTCATCAGTTGTAGTCGTTGGTACACAATGGGGAGACGAAGGTAAAGGTAAAATTACAGATTTTCTATCCGAAAGCGCGGAAGCCGTTGCACGTTATCAAGGTGGTAATAATGCAGGGCATACGATTAAGTTTAACGGAGTAACATATAAACTTCACTTAATTCCATCAGGGATTTTTAATAGTGATAAAATCTGTGTCATTGGTAATGGGGTTGTAATTGACCCAAAAGCTCTTGTCACAGAGATTGCTTACCTGCATGAGCATGGAATTAGTACAGATAATCTTCGTATTTCTAATCGTGCGCATGTGATTCTTCCATATCATATTAAATTAGATAGAGTAGAGGAAGATCGCAAAGGTGCAAATAAAATTGGAACAACGATAAAAGGGATCGGACCTGCATATATGGATAAAGTCGGACGTGTTGGTATCCGTATGGCAGACCTTCTAGATCGTGAGATTTTTGAAGAAAAATTAACGAAGAATCTTGTTGATAAAAATCTCCTGTTTGAACGTTTTTATGAAACAGAAGGATTTAAAGTTGAAGATATTTTAGATGAATATTATGAGTACGGACAACAAGTTAAACAATATGTTTGTGATACATCTGTTGTTTTAAATGATGTACTTGATGAAGGAAAACGCGTATTATTTGAAGGTGCTCAAGGAATCATGTTAGACATTGACCAAGGTACATACCCATTTGTTACTTCATCTAACCCTGTAGCTGGTGGTGTAACAATTGGTTCTGGTGTTGGTCCAACAAAAATCGACCATGTAGTAGGTGTATGTAAAGCTTATACAAGCCGTGTTGGAGATGGTCCATTCCCAACTGAATTACATGATGAAATTGGCCACCAAATTCGTGAAGTAGGCCGTGAATATGGTACGACAACAGGAAGACCACGACGCGTAGGTTGGTTTGATTCTGTCGTTGTTCGTCATGCTCGTCGTGTAAGCGGTATTACAGATCTTTCTTTAAACTCTATTGATGTATTAACAGGGCTTGAAAAAGTGAAAATCTGTGTTGCTTACAAATATCGTGGCGAAACAATCCAAGAGTATCCTGCAAGCTTAAACGCAATTTCAGAATGCGAACCAGTATATGAAGAGCTTCCAGGCTGGACAGAAGATATTACAGGATGTAGAACACTAGAGGAGCTTCCAGCTAATGCACGTAACTATGTAGAGCGTGTATCTGAATTAGTCGGTGTTCCATTAGCTACTTTCTCTGTAGGTCCTGATCGTACACAAACAAATGTTGTAAATAATCCTTGGAGATAA